The DNA window CCGCTGACCGGGGACAAAAAAGGCCTTTGGCGATACCGGATAGGCGATTACCGGGCGGTCTGCGCGATAGACCAAGTCAGGCAGATGGTAATCGTTTACCGCATCGGCCACAGAAAAGAGATATACAGAAAGCCGTAGCGGCTTCCCCCGGCGGAAGGGGGGGGATTTACCTCTTCCTGGAGAGCCCGTCACGCCAAAGGCGGGACGGGCGAGGGTGAAGTTATTAACCGTCTCATAATAGTATTGACATAAGT is part of the Nitrospinota bacterium genome and encodes:
- a CDS encoding type II toxin-antitoxin system RelE/ParE family toxin, which encodes MSPLKDPRSCGKPLTGDKKGLWRYRIGDYRAVCAIDQVRQMVIVYRIGHRKEIYRKP